A window of Xiphophorus hellerii strain 12219 chromosome 19, Xiphophorus_hellerii-4.1, whole genome shotgun sequence contains these coding sequences:
- the LOC116709309 gene encoding MAP/microtubule affinity-regulating kinase 3-like, producing MRTTSSMEPCDIMREIRKVLDANNCDYEQQESFLLLCVHGDGRAENLVQWEMEVCKLPRLSLNGVRFKRISGSSIAFKNIASKIANDLKL from the coding sequence ATGAGAACCACCAGCTCCATGGAGCCCTGCGACATCATGAGGGAGATCCGCAAGGTGCTCGACGCCAACAACTGCGACTACGAACAGCAAGAGAGTTTCCTGCTCCTCTGCGTCCATGGCGACGGGCGGGCCGAGAACCTGGTCCAGTGGGAGATGGAGGTCTGCAAGCTCCCCCGTCTCTCCCTGAACGGCGTCCGCTTCAAAAGGATATCCGGGTCGTCCATCGCTTTCAAGAACATTGCTTCCAAAATAGCCAACGACTTAAAACTATGA